ACTATTTGCCGCCACTCCTCCAGCTAAAACTAAATGTTTTATATCCTTATCAACGATTGCTCGGAAAGTTTTTTCTACCAGTACATCAACAACAGCTTCTTGAAAACTAGCAGCCATATCTTCCTTTTTAATGACTTCGCTTCGCCTAGCAGCATTGTGTAAGGTGTTGATCACAGCCGACTTAAGACCGCTAAAACTAAAGTCATAGGGTTCGTCCATTAAGGCTCTTGGTAAAGGAATAATCGGTTTCCCTTGCTTTGCTAATCGGTCGATATGAGGACCACCAGGATATGGAAGATGTAATGCCCGCGCTACTTTATCGTATGCTTCCCCAGCGGCATCGTCCCTTGTTTCTCCTAACACTTCAAATTCCAAGTGATCTCTCATATAAACGAGTTCAGTATGCCCTCCTGATACAACTAATGCAATAAGCGGAAATTTCATTGGCGTTACTAACTGATTGGCGTAAATATGTCCTGCAATATGATGAACACCGATTAGAGGTATTCCTTTTGCAAATGCAATCGCTTTAGCTGCAGATAATCCCACTAATAACGCCCCAATTAATCCAGGACCATAAGTGACAGCGATCGCATCGATCTCATCCAAGGAAAGGTTTGCTTCTTGTAAAGCCTCTTCTAAAATATAATTGATTCCTTCCACATGTTTCCGTGATGCAACTTCAGGTACAACTCCACCAAAACGTTTATGGATGTCGATCTGCGATGATACCACATTTGATAGAATCCGTTGTCCGTCTTCAACGATCGCAACAGACGTTTCATCACAACTGGTTTCAATTGCTAAGATCCTTATTGGATATTCTAAATCTCCACTTAAAACTTTTTCTTTCTTTTCCTTGATGATTTCATTCCAATGTTTATTCATAAATTCACCCACATAATGATCGCATCTTCAAAGGTATCTGCATAATAATTTTTGCGTATTCCTTCTTCTTTGAACCCGAGTTTTTTATAAAGTGAGATGGCAATGTGATTGGATATGCGTACTTCTAGTGTCATACGATTGGCCCCTAATCCTTTGGCAGTGGCCATTAAATATCTCATCAGTAATTCACCTAATTTCATTCCCCTAACCTCTGGAGAAATGGCAACGTTGGTAATATGAGCCTCATCAAAAATTAACCACATTCCAACATATCCAACAATTCTTTCATCGAATTCCAAAACAAAATAGTATGCATACTGATTGTTTGTTAATTCACTGAAAAAGGCTTGTCGAGACCATGGAGTTGGAAAGGATAATTGTTCTACACGCCAAATTTGGTCAATATCATCAATCGTCGCTCTCCGAATTTGAATTCGATCCATATCCATTATCTTCACCTATGTAGAGCTTTGCTTCTTTTGTTTTTCAAGCCATTTCACTTCCGCTTCCGCTAACTGTAAGTATTCTGGTACAAAGTCAAACACATTATCTACACGACCACGCTCATATTCCTTTTTCGCTAAGTAACCTATTATACTTGGACGTGGAATTCCAAATGGAGGTTCACTGATTACTGCTTTTTCTCCTAAAGCCTCCTTGATCTTTTCCTGATGGAGTGTTACATCATCACCGACAAACAGAACTTGTTCGTCTCTTTCTCTTAATCTTTCTAGCCAATCTGTAAGCAAGATGATTCGATCAACTTCAAGATTTTTCCATTCCGTCTGTTGCTTTTGGTATAATCCTGTATAAACTTGTCCCCTTCTTGCATCGATCATTGGGGAGATCAAACCTTTAAATTCCTTGTTTTGATAGGCCATTGCCTCTAATGTTGAGATTCCTATGATTGGTTTATTTAACGACCAAGCCAATGTTTTGGCAGTGGTGACACCGATTCTTACTCCCGTATAAGAACCAGGACCTTGTGCGATTGCAACCAAATCAATTTCTTCTGGTTTCCAATCTACTTCTTGAAACAATAGTTCAATCGATGGCATTAAGCGAACGGAATGGTTTGTCTTTACATTTGTCGTGATTTCGCCATATACCTTTTGATCATCTAATAGTGCAACACCCATGACTGACGTGGAAGTATCAAGTGCTAATATTTTCATGTTGGAAAAACTCCTTGCACAACTCTCGATATTGGTCGCCAATTGGTTCAAACTGAATCAATCGTCGATTTTCAGCTTCTAATCGGGAAATTTTAATATTTAATAACTCTTTTGGGAGAAATTCCCGAATGTTTTCTGCCCATTCTACGACAGTAACTCCTTCGCCAAAAAAATACTCTTCAAATCCTAAATCCTCATGTTCATCCTCTAAACGATACACATCCATGTGATATAAAGGTAACCGACCTTGATATTCTTTAATGATGTTGAATGTTGGACTATTGACGGTCTGTTGTATTTCTAGGCCTTTTGCCAAACCTTGCGTAAAACTCGTCTTTCCAGCACCAAGATCACCTTCTAATGTAATGACATTACCCGGTTTCAGATATTTTGCCAATCGCTTAGCGATTTCTTGTGTTTCATTTATATTGTTCGTAATCATCTGGTAAGGATTCATGCTTTTCTTCATCCTTTGAATCATTTATTTCTAATATTTTTCCAAGTCTTTGCTATTTTTTACTGAAGCTAATATACAGTATTTCATTTTACCATATCTTTCTTCCTTTTGCTAAGGATTCAAAATCTAAGGTTTGAAAGAAATCAATTTAGGCGTTTAAATATGTGCAAATCCAAAAAAAAGGCCTGTAGTATGATTGTACTACAAGCCTAACACAGAAGTATGATCTCTGTCTGGCTGACAGATTATAAGCACATCATTAGAATGTTTTTCACATCATTTTCTGTTAGTTTCTTAAACCCGCCTATCGTACCGTCACGAGTTGCTTTTTTTGCCATGACTTCAATATTTTCATCACCAATATTATAATCACGAAGGGTTGCAGGAGCACCAATAGAATTAAAGAATTCTCTTGTTCTTGCAATTCCTTCAAGAGCAATCTCCCGATCTGACTTCCCTTCAGTGGAGACATTCCACACACGGATTGCATATTGTTTGAATTTCTCAATATTCTCTTCATACACATATTTCATCCAGTTAGGGAAGATAATCGCTAATCCGCCCCCATGAGGAATATCATAAATGGCGCTTACTTCATGCTCAATACCATGAGTTGCCCAATCAGTTTCTTTGCCTATACGAATTAATCCATTTAAAGCAAGGGTTCCCGCTAACAAGATATTAGCTCTTGCATCATAATCATTTGGGTTTTCAATGACAATAGGTGCTTGTTCGATCACGGTTCTTAAAATGGATTCACTAATCTGATCTTGCAAAGGTGTATTCGGTGTATGGCTAAAGTATTGTTCAAAAACATGCGCCATAATATCAACAATCCCATAAACGGTTTGATCTTTTGGAACAGAATAGGTATACGTTGGATCAAGAACTGAAAATTTAGGATAGAGGAAAGGACTTCCTACCCCTATTTTTTCTTGTGTTTCCCAATTTGTTACAACCGAATTTCCATTCATCTCAGAACCTGTAGCAGCTAATGTTAATACTGTTCCAAGAGGTAATGCGTCTTGAATCGTTGCTTTTCCCGAATAGAAATCCCAAACATCACCATCATACTTTGCACCTGCGCAAATGGCTTTCGAAGCATCTAACACACTTCCTCCACCCACAGCTAATACAATATCTACATTTTCTTTTTTACAAATCTCGATCCCTTTTTTAACGGTAGTAAGTCGAGGATTTGGTTCAACTCCAGCTAGTTCATGAATGGTTAATCCTTCTTTTTTGAGTAGTCCTATTACCTGATCAAACAGTCCAGAACGTTTAACACTTCCACCACCAGTTACGACCAAAACAGTTTTACCGAATTTTACTGTTTCTCTTCCTACATTCTTCACTTGATCTTTACCAAAGAGAATTTTCGTTGGATTATAAAATATAAAGTTATCCATTATTATGTACCACTCCAATCCAAATTAAATTTTGTACATATAAAAAAACTTCCATCGAAGTCCTTTCGAAGAAGTAGTCGAGTCCTTCTTTAGCGGAAGTTTTTTATGCCGATAGTTCAAGTTTAACTTTGCATTATTAATTTAATGAAGTTAAACTTTCCTATACGGTAAAAAAGCACCCATCGGGTACTTACAATTATTATAGCTTATTTTCAGTGAATATGGAAACTATATATGTTCCTAAAAATAAATGGAGCGGGTGATGGGAATCGAACCCACGCCGCCAGCTTGGAAGGCTGGAGTTCTACCATTGAACTACACCCGCTTACTTACGTTCTTATTCAATTGCTGGTCGGGATGACAGGATTCGAACCTGCGACCCCCTGGTCCCAAACCAGGTGCTCTACCAAGCTGAGCCACATCCCGTAAATATAAATGGCGCGTCCTGAGAGATTCGAACTCCCGACCTTCTGATTCGTAGTCAGACACTCTATCCAGCTGAGCTAAGGACGCGTATTTTGTTAAAAATTAGATATTGTTTATATGATGGTGCGGTCGGCGAGACTCGAACTCGCACGATCGAAGATCACTACCCCCTCAAGATAGCGTGTCTGCCAATTCCACCACGACCGCATCTTGGTAAAGCAAACATTTATCAGCGACAAAGAATATGATAACATGATTGATATTCAATGTCAATAGGAGATAGTCAATCATTTTTTACCAATAATTCAAAAAGATTACAAAACACATCTATTAGGAAGTAACTCGATATTGAATTTAGTGGCTAATGGTGCGGGTGAAGGGAGTCGAACCCCCACGCCAAAGGCGCTAGATCCTAAGTCTAGTGCGTCTGCCAATTCCGCCACACCCGCAAATAAAAATGGTGAGCCATACAGGATTCGAACCTGTGACACCCTGATTAAAAGTCAGGTGCTCTACCTGCTGAGCTAATGGCTCACGAAAATGGCTGGGCTAGTAGGATTCGAACCTACGCATGACGGAGTCAAAGTCCGTTGCCTTACCGCTTGGCTATAGCCCAATATGATAATGGGGCGACCGATGGGGATCGAACCCATGCGTGCCGGAGCCACAATCCGGTGCGTTAACCACTTCGCCACGGCCGCCATAGTATAAATCATTCAGAAATTGACCATCTTATTTTTCCATTAGTCGATTTCTAACTGTTTAAGCTATTTTATGGCGGAGCTGACGGGATTCGAACCCGCGGTCTCCTGCGTGACAGGCAGGCATGTTAGGCCTCTACACCACAGCTCCAAGTATAAATGGTGGACGATGACGGGATCGAACCGCCGACCCCCTGCTTGTAAGGCAGGTGCTCTCCCAGCTGAGCTAATCGTCCAAACGGTTTTCAGATGTCAGAAATCGGATGTCAGATTGAATGTTTTCCTTTAGCCTCAGATCTATTTTATGGTGACCCGTAGGGGATACACTCACTTCGTTCGTGACTACGACATCGAATCGCTGCGTCGCTTTTCTCCTTGCTCTTCGTGTCTCCGACGTCCCCACGCTTGCTGTCACAAGCTGGTTTCGAATCCCTTGATCGAAGTATCGCAAGGATGGTGACCCGTAGGGGATTCGAACCCCTGTTACCGCCGTGAAAGGGCGGTGTCTTAACCACTTGACCAACGGGCCGTAGAAAATGGCGGAGAGAGAGGGATTCGAACCCTCGCTGGGCATTCACCCACTAACGGTTTAGCAAACCGTCCTCTTCGGCCTCTTGAGTATCTCTCCGAATGGCTCCTCGTGCAGGACTCGAACCTGCGACAACTCGGTTAACAGCCGAGTGCTCTACCGACTGAGCTAACGAGGAACAATATTTCATTGCAATAGCGACTTTTATAATTTATCATATCCAAGTTTAGATTGTCAATACTTGCCCGATATTTTTTTAGTTTATATATCAATCGATTTTTTTCATCATTAATGGACCTTTACACTTTCCACATCGATAACGATTTAGTTTAATTTTATATTTACGAAGATATGTTTGTCCACATTTTTGGCAAATAAGACGGTAACGATAAGGTCTTTCATTACTTTTTACTAAAGGTTTTGAATAACGACTTCCTCCCGTCTGTTCTAAACATTGTTTAAATTCTCGATCTTTATGTTTGTATCCCTTGCCCTGTAAGTGCAAATGATAATGGCATAATTCATGTTTAATGATTTGAACTAATTCTTCTATTCCATACTGCTCATACGATTTGCGATTGAATTCAAGATGATGGCTCTTTGTAAGGTATCTTCCACCTGTTGTTTTCAATCTTGGATTAAAAGTTGCTTGATGTAAGAAAGGGAGAGAAAAATATTTGAGCGAAATTTGCTCTACCAATTTTTGTAGTTCTTTTTGTTCCATTAACTTTCACCCTGCTTCGTCAAAAATAAGAACCTAGGTTTACGTTTTTACATAGAATATCTTGAATCAATCTTATAGAGAGGGATCATGATGCCTGATTGGTTACGCCGTCAATTCTCCCAAGCCTTTTATTTTAAAGATAAGTATCGTATTAAATTATTAAATGATTTTTGGTTTACCTTTCTTGAAAAGGAAAAAAATAAAGAAAAAAATCTAGGCTAATACCATACAAGGGCATTAGCCTTTATCTTTTCAATTAATCGATAGACGACTTGGCTTCATTGTGAGGCTAATTCTTTTGCGTTTCACATCCGTCTGTAGTACCCATACATCAACAATATCACCAACGGATACGACATCTAATGGATGTTTCACATATTGATCACTTAATTCCGAGATATGAACAAGTCCGTCTTCTTTCACGCCAATATCAACAAAAACGCCAAAATCCACAATGTTTCGAACTGTACCTTTTAACCTCATTCCTGTTTTCAGATCTTCAATTTTCAGTACATCTTTATGGAAGATTGGTTTTGGTAAATCATCACGAGGATCTCGAACAGGACGAATTAAATTTTCAACGATATCTTCAAGGGTTAGCAGTCCAATTCCTAACTTTTCACTCATGTTCTTCAGATCAATTTTCGAAATCCGTTCTTTTAATGTCGGCGTTCCGATTTCTTCCTTAGGAATACCTAGCGAATCCAATAAAGCATAAGTCGCTTCATAAGACTCTGGATGAATCGATGTTTTATCCAAAGGATTTAACCCATCAATCCGGAGAAAACCGATTGCTTGTTCATAGGTTTTGGCTCCAAAACGAGGAACCTTTTTTAAATCTTCGCGGCTTTTAAACTGGCCATTTTTTTCTCGATAAGCCACTAAATTTTTGGCCACTGTTTTGTTCATTCCCGAAATGTACTGTAATAAAGAAACCGATGCTGTATTGGCATCTACCCCGACATAGTTTACTACGGATTCGACAACATTTTTCAAGCTTTCTTCAAGTTTCTTTTGCGTTACGTCATGTTGATATTGGCCTACTCCGACAGATTTCGGTTCGATTTTGACAAGTTCTGCTAAAGGATCCTGTAGTCTCCGAGCAATTGAAATCGCACTTCGTTCAGAAACATCAAGATCAGGAAATTCTTCACGGGCTATTTCTGATGCAGAATAAACACTAGCACCTGCCTCACTAATAATGATATAAGCAAGATTTTCACTAGATTCTCGAATAAAATCAGCTACGAATTGTTCTGTTTCCCGAGAAGCCGTACCATTTCCTATCACAAAAATCTCGATCCCATAACGATCTACTAAATCTCTTAATACCTTTTTTGATTCTTCAATCTTATTTTGTGGTGGAGTCGGATAAATCACTCGAATATCTTTCACATTTCCAATTGGATCAACAACGGCCAATTTACAACCAGTTCGGTAAGCAGGGTCAATTCCCAATACCATTTTCCCTTTGATCGGCGGTTGTAGTAATAATTGCCGCAAATTGGATGCAAAAATATGGATCGCTTGATCTTCGGCTTTTTCTGTTAAGACTTGTCTTACTTCTCTTTCCACCGCAGGTGCGATTAGACGCTTATAACTATCCTCAATGATCTCTCTTACAATCGTTGGGATCATCTTAAATAGATGGAAAGGTTTAAACTTTCGTGCGATGCCTTGATAGATCGGCTCTTCATCAAGTACAATTCTTACTTTTAACATATCTTCTTTTTCGCCTCGATTAATGGCTAATACTCGATGATGCCGAATTTGTTTGATAGGCTCCTTATAGTCATAATACATTTCATAAACGCTTTCTTGTTCCTTATCCTTAGCCTGAACCTCGATAATCCCATGATCTGTAGTATAAGCCCGTATCCATTGCCGTACGCTTGGATCATCCGAAATCATTTCAGCGATAATATCTTTACCCCCTTGAATCACATTTTCAGTCGTATATAGCTCTTTCTCAGGGGCGAGATAGCTAATAGCAATCTTTTCAATCTGATTAATTTTCATTGGATCAAGCATAGCAATAGCAAATGGCTCTAACCCTTTTTCTTTGGCCACACTCGCTCTAGTCTTTCTCTTTGGTTTAAATGGACGATAGAGATCTTCCACCTGTTGTAATTTTGTTGCTCGTTCGATTTCTTTCTGCAAATCCCCTGTTAATTTTCCTTGTTCACCAATCAAACGAAGCACTTCTTGTTTGCGCTCATGTAACGCTTTTAAATAGTTTGATCGTTCTTCAATTTGTCGTAACTTTTCTTCATCTAAACCACCTGTCATTTCTTTTCGATAACGAGCAATAAACGGAATGGTATTCCCATCATCAAGTAGATGAAGTACTTGTCTTACCTGCTGTTCCCTTAATTGTAATTCCTCTACGACTTGTCTTATGATAAATTCCAATGAGTCCATATTTTCCCCCTCATATCAAAAAAAGCTTCTAGTTGAAGCTCTCTTCATTTCACCAAACAATCGGATATTGCCCATTTCTTCGAGACTTCTGACCTCTGACTTCTGATTCCCAACTTCTGTTTGCATAGAAAAAGAGGGTTTCTGCAAACCCCTCTTTCGTATCAAAAATCGATTAAACCTAGGCTAATTTGAATTCCTTCATTAATTTTCGCCATCATTTCATCATCTAGATGGGTAATCTTATCTGTAAGCCTTTGTTTATCTATCGTTCGAATTTGTTCTAATAAAATGACAGAGTCACGTTCCAATCCATATTGCTTAGCATCAATCTCCACATGGGTCGGTAACTTTGCCTTTTGGATTTGGGCCGTTATGGCTGCGACGATCACTGTCGGACTAAAACGATTCCCTATGTTATTTTGAATGACTAGGACAGGGCGTACCCCACCTTGTTCTGATCCTACTACAGGGGATAGATCCGCAAAAAAAACGTCGCCACGTTTTACAATCAAATGTTACACCCCGCTTACTAAGCGGTCTAAAGCAGTATCGGCTTCTTCTTCTAATAAAAAGGATTCTGAGGCAAGATTCAAATTAATTTTTGCCATTTCCATATACCCTTTTTGCATACTTTCCCGGATCGTTTGTTTTCTTCTTTCTTTTAAATATAGCTTCATTGCCTCACGAATGAGTTCACTACGGTTTGATTTTTCTTTTTTTGCTACTCCATCTACCTCTTGTAGTAGGTTTTGAGGTAAGCTGATCATAATTCGTTTCGTATTGGACACTCTTTGCACCCCCACCTAAAATCAAACAACACATTCATTATTCCTTTTTTTTCATAATACCATTATGTCGAAAACCATGCAAAATTATACTTTGAAATATTGGATAAAAACAATAACCTTATTATATCAATTATTCGTTGTTTTTGGCAAAATTCCTTCCGTTAGTTTTTTCCTTTTTTTGTTCGAAAAAATGATATTGGAAATAACTTAAAATAGGTAAAATGATTAAAAGGTATGCATAGGGTAAATAATCCAAAACTGAAATATTAAGAGCAACTGCCAAAAGTATTGCATTTAAATTCCATGGAATAAGTCCAGCAACAACCATTCCAGAATCAGAAATTATCCGATTTAATAGCTCTGGTTTAAGCTGAAATCTTTGATAATGCTCATATAAGACTTTACCAGGGACAATAATCGCCATTGCCTGTGTCGATGATAGAATTGCCGACAAAATACTAACCACCATCGTTTTTCCTACTAAGGATAATGGAGTGGTCAGGGAGTCGATCAACCTTTTCAAAATGGTAGCTAGTATACCAGATGCCTCTAGCACCCCTAAAAACGCCCCCGCGACAAAAATAAGAAATACTTGGTTTAACATATTCAGTCCTCCGCCATACAAAGAACCGTTATACGAATAGCCAAATATCCCATACTTCATTAGATTATTCCATGATTGTCCTTGATATAAATATGCAAGAATTGCACCACTTATAATCCCAAATAAAAAATTTGTTTTTGTAGGTATACGAAAAATAGCAAATATAAGGATACCGATTGGCGGTAGTAACAGTATTGGCGAGAGAACTGGATGCATCGCTTTAATTTTTAAGCGAGCACCTTCCACAAGGTTTGATCCATGTAACTCCATTCCATTTTTTAATAAAAAATAAATAATGGTTGTAATGACCATGGCAGGAATTAAAGTTTTCAACAATTCCTTTAGATTCTCATGATAATCAGTTTTTGTAATAATCGTATTCATTTGTTGAGCAGAGGAAAGAGGGCTTGTTCGATCTCCTACAAAAGCACCAGATACTAATGCTCCCGCGACAAGAGACGGATTAATCCCTAAACGATGAGCAATTCCCATAAAGGCTACTCCTACTGTACTCATTGTTCCTACCGAAGTCCCTAATAGCATTGAAACCATTGAACTAACAAGAAAACTAATAACAACCAAGTATTTAGGACGAATAATCGCTAAACCATAATAAACTAAAGCATCAATGGTTCCACTACTTGACCAAATGGCAATTAAAACTCCAATAAGGATCATGATAATAACAATCATAAAGATTGATTTGATCCCCTGGTAAGAGGAAAGGATGAATTCTTTCAGTCTCTTATGATAGTAAAAAGCGATACCTAATGAGAGAACATAGCCAAATAATAATGGTATATATAAAGGGAGTTTAAAAAGAAATACACTCATTACTAGAAAAGAAACTGTTAGTAAAATCGGAATGATGGCTGCGATAAATGGAATGGAAGTATTCGATTTCATCACTTCATCTGCCTAACAAATAATGACTAATTTTGATGATTTGACCATTCTTATAATAAACACGTGGTATGCGATAACCTACCGATGTTGCTAATTCATAATTAATCGTTTCTAACAGTTTCGCATGGTCATCCATACGGAGTACAGAACCTTGTTGCTCTCCGTAAATAACCACTTCATCGCCTTCTTTCACATTAGGTATCTCCGTAACATCAACCATTGTTTGATCCATACAAACCCGCCCAAGGATCGGTGCCTTTTTACCATGAATAAGAACATACCCTTTATTTGATAATCCTCGTGGAAAACCATCTGCGTAACCGATTGGTATTGTAGCGACAATCGATTTTTTCTCTACTTTATAAGTAGCTCCATAACTGATGGTTTGCCCTGGATTTACTTTTTTTATAAAACTGATCTTTGTTTTTAATGTCATCACGGGTTTTAATTGTTGTGGACGAATTCCGACTTCATCTGATGGTAGCATACCATATAAACTAATCCCTAATCTCACCATATTTTGCGGTAAATCGGGTAGATCAATCATCGCCGCGCTATTGGATATGTGGATGATTGGGATTTCTTGAAATTTTTCAATCAAATGAACGGCTTCAATAAATCGTTGATATTGAAGTCTTGTGAACCCCTTATCCTTTTCATCTGCCGTTGCAAAATGAGTGAATACCCCTTCTAGTTCAATCCAAGGAGAAGAACGAATGATTTCATAATAAGAGTTTACATCTTCAGGATATACCCCAATCCGTCCCATCCCGGTTTCAATCTTTAGATGGACTTTTAATGGTTTCCTCAGCTTCTCGCCAATTTGATTAATCCGTTCTAATACATCCTTCGTAAAAACAGTAACCCGAATATCATAACGAAATGCTTCTTCGATTGCTTCTACAGGCGTATGCCCTAAAATAAGAATCCGATCTACAACCCCTGCTTTTCGTAGTTGAATCGCTTCGTCGATAAAGGCAACTGCGAAGTTCCGAATTCCAATTGATTGAAGATGATGTACAACTGGTATAACACCGTGACCATAAGCATTGGCTTTTACGACAGCCATAATTTCTACCTGCTTTGGAAGATGGTTTCGAAAAAAAAGAATATTATCCGTCATCGCATCAAGATTTATTTCTGCCACTGTCGGCCGGTAATAGGGTACATTCATCTAATACACCTCTATTTCTTCAG
This Tepidibacillus fermentans DNA region includes the following protein-coding sequences:
- the tsaD gene encoding tRNA (adenosine(37)-N6)-threonylcarbamoyltransferase complex transferase subunit TsaD codes for the protein MNKHWNEIIKEKKEKVLSGDLEYPIRILAIETSCDETSVAIVEDGQRILSNVVSSQIDIHKRFGGVVPEVASRKHVEGINYILEEALQEANLSLDEIDAIAVTYGPGLIGALLVGLSAAKAIAFAKGIPLIGVHHIAGHIYANQLVTPMKFPLIALVVSGGHTELVYMRDHLEFEVLGETRDDAAGEAYDKVARALHLPYPGGPHIDRLAKQGKPIIPLPRALMDEPYDFSFSGLKSAVINTLHNAARRSEVIKKEDMAASFQEAVVDVLVEKTFRAIVDKDIKHLVLAGGVAANSELRRRLTEKANELDVSLTIPPLSLCTDNAAMIASVAYYAYIKGKWSQLDLNSIASLPLSTNN
- the rimI gene encoding ribosomal protein S18-alanine N-acetyltransferase, giving the protein MDMDRIQIRRATIDDIDQIWRVEQLSFPTPWSRQAFFSELTNNQYAYYFVLEFDERIVGYVGMWLIFDEAHITNVAISPEVRGMKLGELLMRYLMATAKGLGANRMTLEVRISNHIAISLYKKLGFKEEGIRKNYYADTFEDAIIMWVNL
- the tsaB gene encoding tRNA (adenosine(37)-N6)-threonylcarbamoyltransferase complex dimerization subunit type 1 TsaB, with the translated sequence MKILALDTSTSVMGVALLDDQKVYGEITTNVKTNHSVRLMPSIELLFQEVDWKPEEIDLVAIAQGPGSYTGVRIGVTTAKTLAWSLNKPIIGISTLEAMAYQNKEFKGLISPMIDARRGQVYTGLYQKQQTEWKNLEVDRIILLTDWLERLRERDEQVLFVGDDVTLHQEKIKEALGEKAVISEPPFGIPRPSIIGYLAKKEYERGRVDNVFDFVPEYLQLAEAEVKWLEKQKKQSST
- the tsaE gene encoding tRNA (adenosine(37)-N6)-threonylcarbamoyltransferase complex ATPase subunit type 1 TsaE; translated protein: MNPYQMITNNINETQEIAKRLAKYLKPGNVITLEGDLGAGKTSFTQGLAKGLEIQQTVNSPTFNIIKEYQGRLPLYHMDVYRLEDEHEDLGFEEYFFGEGVTVVEWAENIREFLPKELLNIKISRLEAENRRLIQFEPIGDQYRELCKEFFQHENIST
- a CDS encoding iron-containing alcohol dehydrogenase; amino-acid sequence: MDNFIFYNPTKILFGKDQVKNVGRETVKFGKTVLVVTGGGSVKRSGLFDQVIGLLKKEGLTIHELAGVEPNPRLTTVKKGIEICKKENVDIVLAVGGGSVLDASKAICAGAKYDGDVWDFYSGKATIQDALPLGTVLTLAATGSEMNGNSVVTNWETQEKIGVGSPFLYPKFSVLDPTYTYSVPKDQTVYGIVDIMAHVFEQYFSHTPNTPLQDQISESILRTVIEQAPIVIENPNDYDARANILLAGTLALNGLIRIGKETDWATHGIEHEVSAIYDIPHGGGLAIIFPNWMKYVYEENIEKFKQYAIRVWNVSTEGKSDREIALEGIARTREFFNSIGAPATLRDYNIGDENIEVMAKKATRDGTIGGFKKLTENDVKNILMMCL
- a CDS encoding SprT family protein, which encodes MEQKELQKLVEQISLKYFSLPFLHQATFNPRLKTTGGRYLTKSHHLEFNRKSYEQYGIEELVQIIKHELCHYHLHLQGKGYKHKDREFKQCLEQTGGSRYSKPLVKSNERPYRYRLICQKCGQTYLRKYKIKLNRYRCGKCKGPLMMKKID
- the cmpA gene encoding cortex morphogenetic protein CmpA codes for the protein MPDWLRRQFSQAFYFKDKYRIKLLNDFWFTFLEKEKNKEKNLG
- a CDS encoding Tex family protein, producing the protein MDSLEFIIRQVVEELQLREQQVRQVLHLLDDGNTIPFIARYRKEMTGGLDEEKLRQIEERSNYLKALHERKQEVLRLIGEQGKLTGDLQKEIERATKLQQVEDLYRPFKPKRKTRASVAKEKGLEPFAIAMLDPMKINQIEKIAISYLAPEKELYTTENVIQGGKDIIAEMISDDPSVRQWIRAYTTDHGIIEVQAKDKEQESVYEMYYDYKEPIKQIRHHRVLAINRGEKEDMLKVRIVLDEEPIYQGIARKFKPFHLFKMIPTIVREIIEDSYKRLIAPAVEREVRQVLTEKAEDQAIHIFASNLRQLLLQPPIKGKMVLGIDPAYRTGCKLAVVDPIGNVKDIRVIYPTPPQNKIEESKKVLRDLVDRYGIEIFVIGNGTASRETEQFVADFIRESSENLAYIIISEAGASVYSASEIAREEFPDLDVSERSAISIARRLQDPLAELVKIEPKSVGVGQYQHDVTQKKLEESLKNVVESVVNYVGVDANTASVSLLQYISGMNKTVAKNLVAYREKNGQFKSREDLKKVPRFGAKTYEQAIGFLRIDGLNPLDKTSIHPESYEATYALLDSLGIPKEEIGTPTLKERISKIDLKNMSEKLGIGLLTLEDIVENLIRPVRDPRDDLPKPIFHKDVLKIEDLKTGMRLKGTVRNIVDFGVFVDIGVKEDGLVHISELSDQYVKHPLDVVSVGDIVDVWVLQTDVKRKRISLTMKPSRLSIN
- a CDS encoding type II toxin-antitoxin system PemK/MazF family toxin, translating into MIVKRGDVFFADLSPVVGSEQGGVRPVLVIQNNIGNRFSPTVIVAAITAQIQKAKLPTHVEIDAKQYGLERDSVILLEQIRTIDKQRLTDKITHLDDEMMAKINEGIQISLGLIDF
- a CDS encoding CopG family ribbon-helix-helix protein, with protein sequence MISLPQNLLQEVDGVAKKEKSNRSELIREAMKLYLKERRKQTIRESMQKGYMEMAKINLNLASESFLLEEEADTALDRLVSGV
- a CDS encoding Na+/H+ antiporter NhaC family protein gives rise to the protein MKSNTSIPFIAAIIPILLTVSFLVMSVFLFKLPLYIPLLFGYVLSLGIAFYYHKRLKEFILSSYQGIKSIFMIVIIMILIGVLIAIWSSSGTIDALVYYGLAIIRPKYLVVISFLVSSMVSMLLGTSVGTMSTVGVAFMGIAHRLGINPSLVAGALVSGAFVGDRTSPLSSAQQMNTIITKTDYHENLKELLKTLIPAMVITTIIYFLLKNGMELHGSNLVEGARLKIKAMHPVLSPILLLPPIGILIFAIFRIPTKTNFLFGIISGAILAYLYQGQSWNNLMKYGIFGYSYNGSLYGGGLNMLNQVFLIFVAGAFLGVLEASGILATILKRLIDSLTTPLSLVGKTMVVSILSAILSSTQAMAIIVPGKVLYEHYQRFQLKPELLNRIISDSGMVVAGLIPWNLNAILLAVALNISVLDYLPYAYLLIILPILSYFQYHFFEQKKEKTNGRNFAKNNE